cccccgcgTGAAAAACAGCATAATAACCTCTTCTTTGCGAAAGTTTTCTCTAACCTTTGATCTTTTTGGTTCCCatcagtatttcttttaaagctttGCATATTTCATTCTTGTcattatatgaaattaaaacagtaGTTATGTATGTTCGTGAATTACGTTACACTGCTGTAAATTACGTTACACTCAAATACAGACTTATTCCTGATTTAAACACCCAGCGAATcaatatgtatatttcatttttatgattaaTGTTTTTTTGGGCCTAAATATGACCACTCTCGTTTGTGACATCCGGTTTTGATCAAATTTGGCttctaaatttttcattttaatacagGAAATGGGATTAATACATcgtaatattttaattcataagTCAGTCATAGCTAGATATTATATTTAATCCCCTCAACAACTAAAGATGgagaattttgttttcaaaaatcgcTTGTGAcaacaaaaattgttttgggGCACTATAACTGACTTTGGATGAATAACGTACTTGTAGGCTGGCCTAACATATTCCTCACTCTTTTATCCTACTgataatactttaaaaatcaatttaaacattttatgtcGCATCAATGCACGTCGATTGGGTTTTCTTGCAAGatttgcatgtaaacataagGCTCACTATAAGATTCACTATTACCATAcctttacataaatattacaAAAGAATGTGAGTTTTTATCTTTAAACTTGAATTCGGACTCAAGTATCCTTTAAATTATACCATTGGTAATATCAGTCACACTGTGGTATTAAATTCGAATTAATTACAACTAACAAATTATAGTCCCCACCACTTAGCAATTAATGAAATGATCACattacaaaaaaacacatgtatCTCTAATATAACTTAGCGGTTAACAAGTATACTCATAGAATAAATACTAGAAAATGATGTATTCAACTCGTTTCATAAAATATAGAAAACTACAAATTACTTTTCAAATTGTTACAGGACTACATATTATTCATTTCTTCAGTTTCTTTGTATGCACATTTGTTTTAAAGTATAGAAAGCATGGCGGAGCTACTTACACGTAAAGACAAGAAACAAATATCACAGTGGATTGGCAGGGACAGTCAGTTTGAGCTCCTATACAAAATAAGCCGTGACGGGATGTCTTACCAGAGGTTCCATGAGTTGTGTGACAACAAAGGACCCACTGCGACCATCTTCTACAATAAGGATAACAATGTGTACGGGGGGTACCTGTCAGACAGCTGGGAGAGTACTGGGGGCTGGTGTACAGACCAGAGAGCGTTTCTGTTCAAATTACATTCTGCTGGCAACTGGAAACCAGTGATGTTTCCTTATACAAGTGGAGGAACTCATTTTAAATCAGACAAGTACGGACCGTGGTTTTATTCTTTAGCTTCATGCTCAAATACAGTATTGAACAAATCATTGCAAGGTTACTATCCATTTTACTCTCAGCATTATTTCTTTGACGGGCAAAGATTTGACATGAAAGGAGAGACTGCCCAGTCTGTGGCAAACGGTCACAACAATGTCACCGATCTGGAGGTCTACCTGGTCAAAGGTAATTGTTATTACTAGATAGTCAAAGGTCAGTATATATCCATGTCAGTAATCATGGACGTCATCATCATGAAAACGTTAGAAAAAGTGTATCAGGTTTGTAAATGAAGATAATTTGTCCATTCACATGAATTAATTCATATTGCAATGACTTCAATAGTTGAGGTAGCATGTAAATTGACTTATCATTTGCTAAAGTAGTTAACTGTTGGGTTCTGTTATCAGTTTCTCAGaactaaaatatatgtatacttTAAATGAAGAAATGAAATGTGTGTACAATATGCATATGTACATGACAGCTTGTCATCCCTTATTACTGTTGTAGAAGGATTGCCCGATGATGAACCCGAATCTCCCTGGAGGGACTCACCAGACTGGAGTTCACAGGTATGTCATTGAAAAAGCATATCTAATACGTACTAGTAACACTTTATTAACTTACTCGAACACTTCAAATGAAACGTACAACAACCACTCATTTCCAGTAAATAGGATTATTGTCTGTGTGGTTTTGCcgtataaaattcaaattaattgttGCGGTACTGTTCTGTAATTAATAACCTTATACTACATATTTCCGCAACATATAACAAGATACAGTACCATTATATTGCAATCTCGACGGCGCTTTGCATATCAAAAATAACGAAATATCATTAGATTATGATCTGATTATTTTGATGATATCACTTGATGATAccacttacatgtattttgttttttgtgtacATGAACGATTTTTCAGACTTTTCAAGAATTAAAAGAATTTGTTGCAAATTACAATCCCCTGGAGGAGATGAAGATCCCAGAAGTCAACATTCTACTGATAGGACAGGTCGGAGCCGGGAAGTCCAGTTTCCTCAACACCATCAACTCCATCTTCAAAGGCGAAATGTCTTCTCGGGCATGTACCGGAGGCGCCGAAAACAGCCTTACAAAAAGAGTGGGACCTCTTCTTTATAGCATCTATCTAgttatctatttatctatctatcagCCAACCCCCGAATTTTCTCATAACATATTTATTATGATATGACATATTAAGATATTATTTTACGGTGCATAAATTAATATAGAATATTAaagtataaataaaatacagaggTCAAACAGCGttttcacaaattaaaaaaaaaacttttaacttgTTTTTAATAGTTTGAAAAATTCCGAATCCGTGACCCTTCGACCAAGAAATACCTTCGTTTCCGGATCTGTGACACAAGGGGTGTGGAGGAGGATGtatcaattaaaattgaaaatgtagGCTTCATCCTGGATGGCAATATCCCTAATCATTACATGGTATGCTAAGACCTGGTAAACGTTCTTGATAAAGATACGCAGTAGAGTGGATGCAAAGGGGGAACAATCATAAACGTTTGAAAGGGAATCTGTAAGATGTATTTAGCAGTCTCCTGTCATATCACATTGACAGCGTACATTAAGATAAGTGTTAATCTGTTAGATGATATCAGTTTGTAAGAGAACTTAACTAAAATATCAATCAAAGATCTCAATCACGTGGTCCCTTACCCGGAATTGTAATACTGAGTTTTATTAAAAGCAATGCAAAAAAAGTGCGCTTTTACGTTTTCAAAAAGGGATTTCCAcactgaaaataaatatatagtatGATTATGTAAACATATAATAAACCTTCATATATTTGATCTATTTAGTTTGAAGTTGATTCCACTGTATCAAAAAAAATCCTGGGCTTTGTCAAAGAGCCCACAGTGAAGGATAGGATACACGTGGTGGTGTTTGTACTTGACGGGAGTACACTGGACGTCCTGTCAGAGGGGGTCGTCTCAAAACTCAAGGATATCAAAAGTGTGGTGGTAGATAGGGGTAAGTACTTAATGTCAGAGGGGTCGTTACAAAATCAAGATGATGAAAGTATCATTTTGGATTAGTTTGGATTCACTATATGTGAGGGTCGTTAACACACTCGCGCGGATATCAAGTATGGTAGATCAACAAGTATCAGAATCAAAATACTTCTCgtaaaatgaaacttttttttaattttgttaatatagTTACGCTACAAATAACCAATATAATGAAACGTTGTATCGTAGTTCATTAAGAGGGTGTTTCAAAGACCTGTTCTGCACTAACAGAATTACATGATACTATTAGATTAATTATAATCGTCTGTTGTTTTACACCACAtgttgttttacattacataatATCATTGAAACACATTTTCGATGTaccttttcaaattcaaatttataacaTCTTATTGTTTATCTTAAGATATTATAGATTCATAGAAGTCACAGTTGACAAAGCAACCTGTAATCAGATAATTGAAAATCTAAAGTGAAGGAGAGGCCAAATTAAGGGAAAAGgattaagatacatgtactgcGAATACTGATTTgagtttataaatttatgtattattttttattccgTTCCTCAGCTACTATTGGGGTATATTAACGGTCAGTTGATTTTAGACCGATGCATTTAGGTTACAGGGAATTCTGCTTCTATACACATTTTATACTGATTGTAGTTATAATTCAGATAAGAGAAACAAAGACGTCCAactaaatttgatattttaaacaatcattTGGCAAGAATGACAACATATTCAAAGTATCTTAAACAGAAAAGGTTGCATTACTTTGCTTGCCTTGAAGTCATTCTGTTTTGCTTGGATATGTTTGGTTACTTACTTCCAGGGAAAAGAATActtgaatgaaatgaaatattataatatatgttcATCCTTGTATAGCAGGTGGGTAGCAATGagcataacaaaaatatttgagaACCAATATAGCAATTGTCGGACTTGAATGGGCAACAAATCATATTTACGAATACAAGTCAGTGTAAGATTCTAATTTAGAAGCAGtcttaaatcaatatataatgacaaagttttattttattgcaaTTCCTAAATGTTAAACTCAATGATCcatcattttatgtttttttttctttttaggaaTACCCCATCTTGTTTTCCTTACGAAGATCGACAAAGTTTGTAAATTAGTTGAGAAGGACGTCAGCAAAACGTACAAGAGTAGCAACATTGAAGATGTGATCGACGAGGCTGCTGCAACCATTGCTATCCCAAGATCCCAAGTACTTCCGGTCAAAAATTATGAGAAGGAAACCATTCTTAATATGGATATAAATATTCTAGCTCTAACGGCTCTGAAAAAGTCGTTGGTGTTTGCAGATGACTTTTTAGAGAACCAGTATGATTGGCAACAGGATAATGTACAGATATTAAACAAAAGGGACTGAGCATTTCAAAAGATCTAAATAAACTTTCATTTGATTGAACTAGTATTGTaagttatttcaatttaaaattacatCGATGTCGCCTGTGTAAATAAACAGGTTCAGCTTaactttgtgtgtgtgtgtgtgtgtgtgtgtgtgtatatatatatatatatatatatatatatatatatatatatatatatatatatatatatatatatatatatatatatatatatatatatatatattaaaacttaTACTTTATATGGTCAAtttatagtgaataaaagagtcaaaaaagttttaaattgcTTCAAGACAATTTGAACCGACCACATTGCATACAGGCAAAATTGTGTGCTGTAAAATGATAACAACAGAAAGAACTTTACTCCGAGCATATAAAGAGtcgtgttttttgttttgtttttgactGACAATATGTCCTGATTTTATTTACGGGGTTTATGTAGATTCTATTTTAGACCGAACAACACTCTGTTACTTTTTCAGGGATGACAACTTCTTCACTATGTTACTTCAGTAAACAAACCCCATGAGACAAAAAACCAAATCGATATTATTAGAAAAATTTTCAAGAAgaatgattgattgattttgacacgtaaacattttaatggaaaaaaagaaagctttcagtttttttatattaacattttttactattatataattattatttttttttataagaaatctgaattttttaaaagttgtggAAATAAATACCAGGGTTTTTAAGGTCCaaagaatatttacatttttccaaataattattattcttTATCACTTGCAAGTTTATTTACTGTTCAAGCTAGTCAGTGTTTACATCAGCAAGCATAAACTACCATGCCCAGTGGCCTTCTCAACAAAAAATATGGAATGAACTTTCATAAGAAAAGGCTTTAAAGGTTTTTCcatcaatttcattatttttactaTGATACTTGGTGTCTCGTAGatgtataataatattatttgaatgttattttttgacCCGCTTAAcgaatttttcaataaataaattaggaCAGTCACTTTCacactttaaaaattatctttatttttaatgtttacaagtTTTTATAATGTGAAAAACAAACGTTGGCCAAAtcataagaaaaagaaaaaagtgtggttctgaaaaaaaaaatagagtccaattttacattttttctgtcAGCTATGTCTCAATGTTATTGATTGTTTTAAAGAGGCAATTTGTAcgatttgttttaattatttttaaagaatatttgattaatttttaatattcacaATTCTTGATATGTATTTGCAATGTTTtctaattaataaaaatgttacaagCATAATACATATATCTGAATTCTTTCCTATTTCCTGCCATTTTCTGTTATCATAAGTGAAGTATTGGTAACTCTGTTTTACTAGTAAGGTGTAATTAATGACTTGACATTTCTCTGTAACAAAATATaagtaaacaaaatgtaaaataaatccTTAACTATCTAATCaattaagattttaatattGCTTTATTTTGATTGAGTCAAATTACTTATAAATTTAGTTTTGAGAATCATGGTAATAAAATGCTTACGTACAATtgtatctttatatatatatatgtatcagcGTAcataatcaaaaatatttattcttccCTTTTTATGATTAGTTTAGCCAACCGTACATatgcttattttaaaaaagcggtgagttaaatcaaaacaaaagtaGTTGTATTTATTTTGGTAAGTTGgtgttaatttaatattttagggTAGCTAGGAGCATCgtagtttatttgtttttttataaagataagCAAAGCGTTTTAAGTATTTTCATAACTATTGATCGGCTcttaaataactatttttgcTGTTGACGGTTATCAGGTATGAATGTAGATATTAAGAATATGCATCTACAGTTATAAAGTTGTTACATATTTAAAATGTGCACTGTAAGGAAAGGCGTTTTAGTCAGAATAAACGATGTTCTTACATCTATTGATATAGTCTTGAATTTACCATAACTTTCAAACTCTCATTAAAAATTAGATTtgctaaaaaataataatactgtCTGTAATATTTCCCATTGTTTCAGGCAgagaaaaaattgtgtgttttaaaaaatcacgaACACCTTTTAGGCATTTCGACAATATGAACGGATTCCTCGTGCATAAACACAAGAACAAGATATCAGAATGGATTGGCGGGAATAGTAGGTTTGAGCTCCTATACAAATTAAGTCGAGACGGAGGGTCAACAAAAATGTTCCACGAGTTGTGTGATAACAAAGGACCCACGGTGACCATCTTCTACAACAAGGATAACAACGTGTACGGGGGGTACCTGTCAGACAGCTGGGGGAGTACTGGGGGCTGGTGTACAGACCAGAGAGCGTTTCTGTTTACATTGTATAGTGCTGGTCATTGGAAACCAATGAAATTTCCTCACATTGATGGAGAAACACATTTCAAAACTATATATCATGGACCTTGGTTTTATTCATTAAACAGTTTTCACACGTGtgttaaaatggaaaaaaaaattccatcaaactgttACAAATGCAATACAACTGGTTTA
This genomic window from Crassostrea angulata isolate pt1a10 chromosome 8, ASM2561291v2, whole genome shotgun sequence contains:
- the LOC128160641 gene encoding interferon-induced protein 44-like, which translates into the protein MAELLTRKDKKQISQWIGRDSQFELLYKISRDGMSYQRFHELCDNKGPTATIFYNKDNNVYGGYLSDSWESTGGWCTDQRAFLFKLHSAGNWKPVMFPYTSGGTHFKSDKYGPWFYSLASCSNTVLNKSLQGYYPFYSQHYFFDGQRFDMKGETAQSVANGHNNVTDLEVYLVKEGLPDDEPESPWRDSPDWSSQTFQELKEFVANYNPLEEMKIPEVNILLIGQVGAGKSSFLNTINSIFKGEMSSRACTGGAENSLTKRFEKFRIRDPSTKKYLRFRICDTRGVEEDVSIKIENVGFILDGNIPNHYMFEVDSTVSKKILGFVKEPTVKDRIHVVVFVLDGSTLDVLSEGVVSKLKDIKSVVVDRGIPHLVFLTKIDKVCKLVEKDVSKTYKSSNIEDVIDEAAATIAIPRSQVLPVKNYEKETILNMDINILALTALKKSLVFADDFLENQYDWQQDNVQILNKRD